Proteins co-encoded in one Microbacterium hydrocarbonoxydans genomic window:
- a CDS encoding MBOAT family O-acyltransferase: MVFSSPTFLFLFLPITMLGYHLLPVRGRLRNWWLLVMSILFYYWGAGSAIGAILWVSIFSFGAAWAMWRYAKRRHHTGKAPLTRIPLAVALAIVLVPLVLFKYLPQLAIQGVPGAVHIAALTGAESWILPLGVSFFTFHGISYVIDSYRNGGPLTRSFPSYLLYLFVFPHQIAGPIVRYAEIKDEVESSRTITARRFGYGATRFAWGLAKKVIIADSAGQLANAMFDSAAFSGQLSMPTAWIGALAYAVQIYFDFSGYSDMAIGLAAMFGFHFPENFRSPYTSHSVSEFWRRWHITLTRWFRDYVYIPMGGNRRGRLVEYGALLTVFALTSIWHGALAGFLLWGGLQAAAMLFERSTGLRDSHRFLVVRRILTALFVILAWVPFRTTELDASVRIWRAMFVGSTDFIAPQVLTAMTPFTLGALLIGLFAFFTTSKNTAFEILFRPSLKDQTVSPVRGWVIAAPLFVATIAMVLLSDFSPFLYFQF, translated from the coding sequence ATGGTCTTCTCGAGTCCGACGTTCCTCTTCCTCTTCCTCCCCATCACGATGTTGGGGTACCACCTGCTTCCCGTGCGTGGACGCCTGCGCAACTGGTGGCTGCTCGTCATGAGCATCCTGTTCTACTACTGGGGTGCCGGCAGCGCGATCGGTGCGATCCTCTGGGTCTCGATCTTCAGCTTCGGTGCCGCATGGGCGATGTGGCGATACGCGAAAAGGCGCCACCACACAGGGAAGGCGCCGCTTACGCGGATTCCACTGGCGGTGGCGCTCGCGATCGTCCTCGTTCCCCTCGTGCTCTTCAAGTACCTGCCTCAGTTGGCCATTCAAGGCGTGCCGGGTGCCGTGCACATTGCGGCTCTCACCGGCGCGGAGTCGTGGATCCTGCCTCTCGGAGTGTCGTTCTTCACCTTCCACGGGATCTCATACGTGATCGATTCCTATCGGAACGGCGGTCCGCTCACACGGTCGTTCCCGTCCTACCTGCTTTACCTGTTCGTGTTCCCCCACCAGATCGCCGGTCCGATCGTGAGGTACGCAGAGATCAAGGACGAGGTCGAATCCTCCCGCACGATCACCGCGCGTCGATTCGGGTACGGCGCGACGAGGTTCGCCTGGGGTCTGGCGAAGAAGGTGATCATCGCCGACAGTGCGGGGCAGCTCGCTAACGCGATGTTCGATAGCGCCGCCTTCTCCGGCCAGCTGTCGATGCCTACCGCGTGGATCGGCGCGCTGGCATACGCCGTGCAGATCTACTTCGATTTCAGCGGATACTCCGACATGGCGATCGGACTCGCGGCGATGTTCGGGTTCCACTTCCCCGAGAACTTCCGCAGCCCCTACACCTCGCACTCCGTGAGCGAGTTCTGGCGGCGATGGCACATCACCCTCACCCGATGGTTCCGTGATTACGTCTACATCCCGATGGGCGGCAATCGCCGGGGCAGGCTTGTCGAGTACGGCGCGCTGCTGACCGTTTTCGCATTGACCTCGATCTGGCACGGTGCGCTCGCCGGGTTCCTGTTGTGGGGCGGTCTACAGGCGGCGGCGATGCTGTTCGAGCGCTCGACCGGTTTGCGTGATTCTCATCGCTTCCTGGTCGTCCGTCGTATCCTCACCGCCCTGTTCGTCATCCTCGCGTGGGTTCCGTTCAGGACCACGGAGCTCGACGCCTCCGTGCGGATCTGGCGAGCGATGTTCGTCGGTTCGACGGACTTCATCGCCCCTCAGGTACTCACCGCCATGACGCCCTTCACTCTTGGTGCGCTCCTGATCGGCCTCTTCGCGTTCTTCACCACCTCGAAGAACACCGCGTTCGAGATTCTGTTCCGCCCTTCGCTGAAGGACCAGACCGTGTCCCCTGTGCGCGGATGGGTGATCGCCGCACCGCTGTTCGTCGCCACGATAGCGATGGTGCTCTTGAGTGATTTCAGCCCGTTCCTCTACTTCCAGTTCTAA
- the rplB gene encoding 50S ribosomal protein L2, which translates to MAIRKYKPTTPGRRGSSVADFAEITRSTPEKSLLRPLSKTGGRNNQGRITTRHIGGGHKRQYRVIDFRRNDKDGVDAKVAHIEYDPNRTARIALLHYFDGEKRYILAPAKLKQGDVVESGAGADIKPGNNLPLKNIPTGTVIHAIELRPGGGAKMARSAGASVRLVAKDGNFAQLRLPSGEIRNVDARCRATIGEVGNAEQSNINWGKAGRMRWKGVRPTVRGVAMNPVDHPHGGGEGKTSGGRHPVSPWGQAEGRTRHANKESDKYIVRRRNAGKKRK; encoded by the coding sequence ATGGCTATTCGCAAGTACAAGCCCACGACCCCGGGCCGTCGCGGCTCGTCGGTGGCTGACTTCGCCGAGATCACTCGATCGACGCCGGAGAAGTCGCTGCTGCGCCCGCTCTCGAAGACCGGTGGTCGCAACAACCAGGGCCGCATCACGACCCGTCACATCGGTGGTGGCCACAAGCGCCAGTACCGTGTCATCGACTTCCGTCGCAATGACAAGGACGGCGTGGACGCCAAGGTCGCTCACATCGAGTACGACCCCAACCGCACCGCGCGCATCGCGCTGCTGCACTACTTCGACGGCGAGAAGCGCTACATCCTCGCGCCGGCGAAGCTGAAGCAGGGCGACGTCGTCGAGTCCGGCGCCGGCGCTGACATCAAGCCGGGAAACAACCTCCCGCTGAAGAACATCCCGACGGGTACCGTCATCCACGCGATCGAGCTCCGTCCCGGTGGCGGCGCGAAGATGGCACGTTCGGCCGGTGCATCCGTCCGTCTCGTCGCCAAGGATGGCAACTTCGCCCAGCTGCGTCTGCCCTCGGGTGAGATCCGCAACGTCGATGCGCGCTGCCGCGCGACCATCGGCGAGGTCGGAAACGCCGAGCAGTCGAACATCAACTGGGGTAAGGCCGGCCGCATGCGTTGGAAGGGCGTCCGCCCGACCGTGCGTGGTGTCGCCATGAACCCGGTCGACCACCCGCACGGTGGTGGCGAGGGCAAGACGTCCGGTGGACGTCACCCCGTCTCTCCTTGGGGCCAGGCTGAGGGTCGCACCCGCCACGCCAACAAGGAAAGCGACAAGTACATCGTGCGTCGTCGTAACGCCGGCAAGAAGCGTAAGTAG
- the rpsJ gene encoding 30S ribosomal protein S10, translating into MAGQKIRIRLKSYDHEVIDTSARKIVDTVTRAGATVVGPVPLPTEKNVVCVIRSPHKYKDSREHFEMRTHKRLIDIVDPTPKAVDSLMRLDLPADVNIEIKL; encoded by the coding sequence ATGGCGGGACAGAAGATCCGCATTCGCCTGAAGTCGTATGACCACGAGGTCATCGACACGTCCGCACGCAAGATCGTCGACACCGTGACCCGTGCGGGTGCAACTGTCGTCGGTCCCGTGCCCCTTCCGACCGAGAAGAACGTCGTGTGCGTCATCCGGTCGCCGCACAAGTACAAGGACAGCCGCGAGCACTTCGAGATGCGCACCCACAAGCGTCTGATCGACATCGTCGACCCGACGCCCAAGGCTGTCGACTCGCTGATGCGTCTCGACCTGCCCGCCGATGTCAACATCGAGATCAAGCTCTGA
- the rplD gene encoding 50S ribosomal protein L4, with protein sequence MADSTLALDVLKADGKKAGSIELPAALFDAKTNIPLIHQVVVAQLAAARQGTHSTKRRGEVSGAGRKPFKQKGTGNARQGSIRAPHMTGGGIVHGPKPRDYSQRTPKKMIAAALLGALSDRFRGDRIHAIESFGIDGTPSTKTAVNFLTNVVSSKNVLVVIERNDDVTLKSIRNLSNLHVLTFDQLNAYDVLVSDDIVFTQAALEGFIASKSGANQEVSA encoded by the coding sequence ATGGCTGACTCCACTCTCGCGCTTGACGTCCTCAAGGCAGACGGCAAGAAGGCTGGCTCGATCGAGCTTCCCGCCGCACTGTTCGACGCCAAGACGAACATCCCGCTGATCCACCAGGTCGTCGTCGCGCAGCTCGCGGCGGCTCGCCAGGGAACCCACTCGACCAAGCGTCGCGGTGAGGTCTCGGGTGCAGGCCGCAAGCCCTTCAAGCAGAAGGGCACGGGTAACGCCCGTCAGGGCTCCATCCGCGCGCCGCACATGACCGGCGGTGGAATCGTGCACGGCCCCAAGCCGCGCGACTACTCGCAGCGCACCCCCAAGAAGATGATCGCCGCCGCCCTGCTGGGTGCACTGAGCGACCGCTTCCGCGGTGACCGCATCCACGCCATCGAGTCCTTCGGCATCGACGGAACGCCTTCGACCAAGACCGCGGTGAACTTCCTCACCAACGTCGTCTCGTCGAAGAACGTGCTCGTCGTGATCGAGCGCAACGACGACGTGACGCTGAAGAGCATCCGCAACCTGTCGAACCTGCACGTGCTGACGTTCGACCAGCTCAACGCATACGACGTGCTCGTCTCCGACGACATCGTCTTCACCCAGGCCGCGCTCGAAGGCTTCATCGCCTCGAAGTCCGGCGCCAACCAGGAGGTCTCCGCATGA
- a CDS encoding acyltransferase: MPALDGLRAVGVLLVMATHGAKPFYVPGGFGVDVFFVLSGFLITTLLWYEIESRGKVRLGRFYLRRLIRLYPALLATLAVTMIFGLTLDPDRRGFLIHTVGAALYLTPVTDARYGSPTFYGHMWSLAAEEYFYVIWPVLLIVMVRLRLSWRTIAIALIVMGLGMYAVRVYAAFTTGAQLPLYRMGGIAIGCAVALIIAETKARGSAVLNALIGVAGLCAAWAVSGPKIPDSFAPLLTAIGTTAIIYAVSSTRRSWLQRGLETRPMVFVGKISYELYLWHVPILIAATMYLGVHRVDIWWWVYPLVFGVAIATHFGFLPLQNKLRAAVQSRTAQRQKTPSGAS, encoded by the coding sequence ATGCCCGCACTGGACGGCTTACGTGCGGTCGGCGTGCTTCTCGTGATGGCCACGCACGGAGCCAAGCCGTTCTATGTGCCGGGCGGTTTCGGTGTCGACGTCTTCTTCGTCCTTTCCGGCTTTCTGATCACGACACTTCTCTGGTACGAGATCGAGAGCAGAGGCAAGGTCAGACTTGGCCGCTTCTACCTTCGCCGACTGATTCGCCTCTACCCTGCCTTGCTCGCGACGCTTGCAGTGACGATGATCTTCGGGCTGACTCTCGATCCGGACAGACGCGGTTTCCTCATCCACACGGTCGGGGCAGCCCTCTACCTCACGCCGGTGACTGATGCTCGCTACGGATCGCCGACGTTCTATGGCCATATGTGGAGCCTGGCCGCAGAGGAGTACTTCTATGTGATCTGGCCGGTTCTTCTCATCGTGATGGTGAGATTGCGTCTCTCCTGGCGGACGATCGCGATCGCTCTGATCGTCATGGGTCTCGGAATGTACGCGGTCCGCGTGTATGCAGCCTTCACGACCGGAGCTCAGCTTCCGCTGTACCGGATGGGCGGAATCGCGATCGGCTGTGCCGTTGCGCTGATCATCGCCGAGACCAAGGCCCGAGGAAGCGCGGTACTCAACGCGCTCATCGGCGTGGCCGGCCTCTGCGCCGCGTGGGCGGTGAGTGGCCCGAAGATCCCAGACTCGTTCGCACCGTTGTTGACCGCTATCGGGACGACGGCGATCATCTACGCAGTCTCCAGCACGCGGCGCAGCTGGCTACAGCGTGGTCTGGAGACCAGACCGATGGTCTTCGTGGGCAAGATCTCGTACGAGCTGTATCTCTGGCACGTTCCCATCCTCATCGCAGCGACGATGTATCTCGGCGTTCACCGAGTCGATATCTGGTGGTGGGTGTATCCGCTCGTCTTCGGCGTTGCGATCGCCACCCATTTCGGCTTCCTGCCACTGCAGAACAAGCTTCGCGCCGCAGTGCAGTCTCGCACCGCTCAGAGGCAGAAGACTCCCAGCGGTGCATCCTAG
- a CDS encoding DUF4012 domain-containing protein gives MVGLIVAIIVIVLLGLACWVALKALTVKNGLEESQQLIGELQNGADPKETVQKMSEPAQSASDAASDPIWGALEWIPVVGENLHGVRLAAQSLDLLVNDVGMPVLSADPASGSLITQVLDVAKAQAPRIGQLADEIAEVEKSTALIGPVRSGVDQVADVMQGAAPAVDLLPTLLGADGPRNYLLVFQNNAESLALGGSAASQTLIHVDNGAISMGSQGNSGSYQNGVAVDVPVDQSAIDLYSSYLVDHVNTSMSRPDFPTAAQIMRAWWQRDISPDQIDGVISIDPIALSKILVATGPITLATGDVLSSDNAVSLLLNEVYKRWDSYKYPELVDGFFAAAAGAVFNQVASGQFNLKDMAVALSESAARGNILVWSEDPKVTEAIDGERVSGVLPTDNEDSTTIGVYFNNSNGSKIDYYTRTAITVDSVCEADSATFTVNAALALPITQDEAEALPRYVQSMTFGTTFRDWIYIYGPPGTTLSNIAVNGERVDILSQGVDDLGRPTARFEAWFEPGQRVDVTAAFTGTGTFGPVAVQTNPMINTVEPGITDSCS, from the coding sequence ATGGTCGGGCTCATCGTGGCGATCATCGTCATCGTCCTGCTCGGCCTCGCATGCTGGGTCGCGCTCAAAGCGCTGACCGTGAAGAACGGGCTGGAGGAGAGCCAGCAGCTCATAGGCGAGCTCCAGAACGGCGCGGACCCGAAAGAGACCGTCCAGAAGATGTCGGAGCCCGCGCAGAGCGCTTCGGACGCGGCATCCGACCCCATCTGGGGTGCCCTGGAGTGGATCCCGGTAGTCGGCGAGAACCTCCATGGCGTGCGCCTCGCAGCGCAGTCGCTCGACCTGCTCGTCAACGATGTGGGGATGCCCGTGCTCTCGGCTGATCCCGCGAGCGGATCGCTCATCACACAGGTGCTGGATGTTGCGAAGGCGCAGGCACCTCGTATCGGGCAGCTCGCCGACGAGATCGCCGAGGTCGAGAAGTCGACCGCACTGATCGGTCCTGTGCGAAGCGGTGTCGACCAGGTCGCGGACGTGATGCAGGGGGCAGCTCCCGCTGTCGACCTGCTCCCGACCCTTTTGGGCGCGGACGGGCCGCGAAACTACCTGCTCGTCTTCCAGAACAATGCAGAGTCGCTCGCGCTCGGCGGCAGCGCGGCATCGCAGACCTTGATCCATGTCGACAACGGCGCCATCTCGATGGGAAGCCAGGGGAACAGCGGTAGCTACCAGAACGGCGTAGCCGTCGATGTGCCGGTAGATCAGAGCGCGATCGATCTTTATTCGAGCTACCTCGTGGACCATGTGAACACGAGCATGAGCCGTCCGGACTTCCCGACCGCCGCGCAGATCATGCGTGCGTGGTGGCAGAGGGACATCTCGCCCGACCAGATCGACGGCGTGATCTCCATCGACCCGATCGCTCTCTCGAAGATCCTGGTCGCCACGGGGCCCATCACGCTGGCGACCGGCGACGTCTTGAGCTCCGACAACGCGGTATCGCTCCTCCTCAATGAGGTGTACAAGCGGTGGGACAGCTACAAGTACCCGGAACTCGTGGATGGCTTCTTTGCAGCGGCCGCAGGAGCAGTCTTCAACCAGGTCGCGTCAGGGCAGTTCAATCTGAAGGACATGGCGGTGGCTCTGTCCGAGAGCGCGGCACGAGGAAACATCCTTGTGTGGAGCGAGGACCCGAAGGTCACAGAAGCGATCGACGGGGAGCGTGTGAGCGGAGTGCTGCCCACGGACAACGAGGATTCCACAACGATCGGCGTGTATTTCAACAACAGCAACGGGTCGAAGATCGACTACTACACGCGAACCGCTATCACCGTCGACTCCGTCTGCGAAGCTGACTCCGCGACCTTCACGGTCAACGCTGCGCTGGCGCTCCCCATCACGCAGGATGAGGCCGAGGCGCTCCCGCGTTACGTGCAGAGCATGACTTTCGGCACGACATTCCGTGACTGGATCTACATCTACGGCCCGCCGGGAACGACGCTCTCCAACATCGCGGTCAACGGTGAGCGGGTCGACATCCTGTCGCAGGGAGTCGACGATCTCGGCAGACCGACGGCGCGCTTCGAAGCCTGGTTCGAGCCGGGGCAGCGGGTAGATGTGACCGCTGCGTTCACGGGCACCGGTACGTTCGGACCCGTGGCGGTCCAGACCAACCCGATGATCAACACGGTGGAGCCCGGAATCACTGATTCCTGCAGCTGA
- a CDS encoding polysaccharide pyruvyl transferase family protein, whose translation MISSDRTSELNRPINLGDAMLTDALVTALRARGNEAIAADFGEPRHGGGADRLQLSGPGALLRAMRDFDGIVIGGGTLLQDDARGVPGGWGGLPRLCAASTVFARATRTRVAFYGVGCDPVERFGAKTLLRLAVKGVPVWVRDAKSASRVSRTLKGKASVGADASLLMGFDPRGESAEDAPIVVALNGEHARDLKVEHLDVLKRSGRRLVFLNMSQGGSFMDASALSAEARAAFAEVTGPLDWDEAFRLIRSAESVWGSRMHALYAAMLSGVPMVALSTLPKVVTFAEDFGIPRVDDTSGIADVRPVMADDAALSDAVSTADRTLDDLLLTFRRR comes from the coding sequence GTGATCAGTTCAGACCGCACGTCTGAACTGAACCGCCCCATCAACTTGGGCGACGCCATGTTGACCGATGCTCTCGTCACCGCACTGCGTGCCAGAGGGAACGAGGCCATCGCCGCCGACTTCGGGGAACCGAGGCACGGCGGGGGAGCGGATCGACTGCAACTGTCGGGGCCCGGTGCCCTGCTGCGCGCGATGCGTGATTTCGATGGAATCGTGATCGGCGGCGGCACACTGCTTCAGGACGATGCCCGCGGAGTTCCCGGCGGATGGGGTGGGCTTCCGCGGCTGTGCGCAGCCAGCACTGTGTTCGCCCGTGCGACGAGGACCCGGGTGGCTTTCTACGGGGTCGGCTGCGATCCCGTAGAACGGTTCGGTGCGAAGACCCTGCTGCGGCTCGCGGTCAAGGGAGTGCCGGTGTGGGTGCGGGATGCGAAGAGCGCGTCGAGGGTGTCCCGGACGCTCAAAGGAAAGGCCAGCGTCGGAGCCGACGCCAGCCTCCTGATGGGGTTCGACCCTCGGGGGGAGTCCGCCGAGGACGCTCCCATCGTTGTCGCTCTCAATGGAGAGCACGCACGGGATCTGAAGGTGGAGCATCTCGACGTACTCAAGCGCTCGGGACGGCGTCTCGTATTCCTGAACATGTCGCAGGGCGGCTCGTTCATGGACGCGAGCGCGCTCTCAGCAGAAGCGCGAGCAGCGTTCGCCGAGGTGACAGGGCCATTGGACTGGGACGAGGCGTTCCGACTGATCCGATCCGCAGAGTCCGTGTGGGGATCCAGGATGCATGCCCTCTACGCTGCGATGCTGAGCGGGGTGCCGATGGTCGCCCTGTCCACGCTTCCGAAGGTCGTGACCTTTGCAGAGGACTTCGGGATTCCGCGCGTGGATGACACGAGCGGCATTGCCGACGTGCGACCCGTGATGGCGGATGATGCGGCGCTGTCCGATGCCGTCTCGACTGCAGACAGAACTCTTGACGACCTACTGCTCACCTTCCGTCGGCGATAG
- the rplW gene encoding 50S ribosomal protein L23 translates to MSEQASVLQTALNKDPRDIILKPVVSEKSYGLIDEGKYTFLVDPRASKTEIKLAIEKIFGVKVAGVNTLNRVGKARRTRFGTGKRKDTKRAIVTLKSGTIDIFTAIG, encoded by the coding sequence ATGAGCGAGCAGGCATCTGTTCTCCAGACGGCCCTGAACAAGGACCCGCGCGACATCATCCTGAAGCCGGTCGTGTCCGAGAAGAGCTACGGTCTCATCGACGAAGGTAAGTACACCTTCCTCGTGGACCCGCGCGCTTCGAAGACCGAGATCAAGCTCGCCATCGAGAAGATCTTCGGCGTCAAGGTCGCAGGGGTCAACACCCTCAACCGCGTCGGCAAGGCTCGTCGCACCCGCTTCGGCACGGGCAAGCGCAAGGACACCAAGCGCGCCATCGTGACCCTGAAGTCGGGCACCATCGACATCTTCACGGCAATCGGCTGA
- a CDS encoding M23 family metallopeptidase gives MLIGAGAALGAAAIGWDFVSPTLAATAAGTYLRPCGDVRISSTWQDHRNRNPPSGEPGTDYAVPIGTPIRAAADGVIVDRKDTTTTATGRYLALRADDGNYIRYLHLRSSAVLPGTRVSRGQVIAQSGASGFGSEGGYGSHVHVSLWIGGTPLQLGFTNSVDFENYVQPEDPVPTHQSTTYAWNGVLPLATWTPIPVSPNFYYLAESSHIAKETGDLIIYLHAAGVTKGFQVRVIAETLDSSGKVVDTAVQPPLEIPATADTAPNTPTFGQYSLPYLLSGRLRLFAQIRALNAGIKVQRVIVKKNYWLS, from the coding sequence ATGCTCATCGGAGCAGGAGCTGCTCTGGGGGCGGCGGCGATCGGATGGGATTTCGTCTCGCCGACGCTTGCGGCGACCGCCGCCGGGACGTACCTGCGCCCATGCGGCGATGTGCGCATCTCGAGCACATGGCAAGACCATAGAAACAGGAACCCGCCGTCCGGGGAACCGGGAACCGACTACGCCGTTCCGATCGGTACGCCGATACGGGCTGCTGCAGACGGAGTCATCGTCGATCGCAAGGACACGACCACCACGGCGACAGGCCGTTACCTGGCTCTCCGCGCAGACGATGGCAACTACATCCGCTACCTTCACCTGCGTTCGAGCGCCGTCCTGCCGGGGACGCGCGTGTCCCGCGGCCAGGTCATTGCCCAATCAGGAGCGTCCGGGTTCGGGAGCGAAGGCGGATACGGGTCGCACGTCCACGTCTCGCTGTGGATCGGCGGTACGCCGCTGCAGTTGGGCTTCACCAATTCTGTCGATTTCGAGAACTACGTCCAGCCGGAGGATCCAGTGCCCACCCATCAGTCGACGACCTACGCCTGGAATGGCGTGCTTCCTCTCGCTACGTGGACCCCGATCCCGGTCAGTCCCAATTTCTACTACCTGGCCGAAAGCAGCCACATCGCTAAAGAGACCGGCGATCTCATCATCTATCTCCATGCTGCTGGAGTGACCAAGGGGTTCCAGGTCAGGGTGATAGCCGAGACCCTCGACTCGTCCGGCAAAGTCGTCGACACGGCGGTGCAGCCGCCGCTCGAGATCCCCGCAACAGCGGATACGGCGCCGAACACCCCGACATTCGGGCAGTACAGCCTGCCGTATCTTCTTTCGGGGCGGCTCCGTCTCTTCGCGCAGATCCGTGCGCTCAACGCTGGAATCAAGGTGCAGCGCGTGATCGTCAAGAAGAACTACTGGCTGTCATAA
- a CDS encoding sugar transferase, with protein MVVIAVDAVPKQSKGQKSLVSRQQPHKRRRGEWPRRYASRLFYSDVLVLALTIVSAWLVSSRSMTDDVSWPNGPRISYVLVLAIIGVAWLIGLDAIDTRDHHIVGHGILEYRRIADATIAVFAFTVAVAFFLGMEISRLLLAVIFPVGLVLLLASRWIWRQWLRRRQRKGDYTHRAVIIGERSKVKHVAQQIRRSKDSGYTIVGVITDGVPSEGMPQLEVLGDIRSADKALDAANIDALIIVGSDDMDPETMRRLGYAVADRDIQMIMAPALTDVAGPRLHSRPVAGLPLVHVDFPRMEGSSRFLKRVFDLIGSAALLLLFSPVFLVTAIAIKIDGPGRVFYHQERIGRGGRTFGMRKFRSMVQNADDQLASLLDLQGSSETPLFKVSDDPRITKIGRFLRKHSIDELPQLINVLRGEMSLVGPRPQRAAEVALYDDIALRRLAVKPGMSGLWQVSGRSTLSWEETIRLDLYYVENWSLTQDVVILFRTIRAVVAPGASAH; from the coding sequence GTGGTCGTCATAGCTGTGGACGCGGTACCGAAGCAGTCGAAGGGCCAGAAGTCTCTGGTCTCTCGCCAGCAGCCGCACAAGCGTAGGCGCGGCGAGTGGCCCCGCCGCTATGCGAGTCGGCTCTTCTACAGCGACGTCCTGGTCTTGGCGCTGACCATCGTCTCGGCGTGGCTCGTCTCGAGCAGGAGCATGACAGACGATGTGTCGTGGCCGAACGGTCCCAGAATCAGCTATGTACTCGTTCTCGCGATCATCGGGGTAGCGTGGCTGATTGGTCTCGACGCGATCGACACCCGCGATCATCACATCGTGGGGCACGGGATCCTCGAGTATCGGAGGATCGCCGACGCGACGATCGCGGTCTTCGCGTTCACCGTCGCCGTCGCCTTCTTCCTCGGTATGGAGATCTCACGTCTCCTCCTCGCTGTGATCTTCCCGGTAGGGCTTGTCCTCCTGCTCGCGTCGAGGTGGATCTGGCGGCAATGGCTGCGCAGACGCCAGCGCAAGGGTGACTACACGCATCGAGCGGTCATCATCGGTGAGCGCAGCAAGGTCAAGCACGTCGCCCAGCAGATCCGTCGCAGCAAGGACAGCGGTTACACGATCGTCGGAGTCATCACCGACGGCGTCCCCTCAGAGGGCATGCCGCAGCTCGAGGTCCTCGGCGACATCCGCAGCGCTGACAAGGCGCTGGACGCCGCGAACATCGATGCGCTCATCATCGTCGGATCCGATGACATGGATCCCGAGACCATGCGTCGCCTCGGCTACGCGGTGGCCGACCGGGATATCCAGATGATCATGGCACCGGCACTCACCGACGTCGCGGGTCCCCGTCTGCATTCGCGCCCGGTCGCCGGCCTGCCGCTCGTGCACGTCGACTTCCCGCGCATGGAAGGTTCCAGCCGGTTCCTCAAGCGGGTGTTCGACCTGATCGGATCCGCCGCTCTGCTCCTGCTCTTCTCCCCGGTGTTCCTCGTCACGGCGATCGCCATCAAGATCGACGGCCCCGGCAGGGTCTTCTACCACCAGGAGCGCATCGGGCGCGGCGGCCGCACGTTCGGCATGCGCAAGTTCCGGTCGATGGTCCAGAACGCCGACGACCAGCTCGCCAGTCTGCTCGACCTGCAGGGGTCCAGCGAGACTCCGCTGTTCAAGGTCTCGGACGATCCCCGCATCACCAAGATCGGTCGCTTCCTGCGCAAGCACTCGATCGACGAACTGCCGCAGCTGATCAACGTGCTGCGCGGCGAGATGAGCCTCGTCGGCCCACGGCCCCAGCGCGCAGCCGAGGTCGCCCTCTACGACGACATCGCTCTGCGCCGTCTGGCCGTCAAGCCCGGCATGAGTGGCCTGTGGCAGGTCAGCGGACGCTCGACGCTGTCATGGGAGGAGACGATCCGTCTCGACCTCTACTACGTCGAGAACTGGTCGCTCACGCAAGACGTCGTCATCCTCTTCCGCACGATCCGTGCCGTGGTGGCACCGGGCGCCAGCGCGCACTGA
- the rplC gene encoding 50S ribosomal protein L3 produces the protein MVDINAKISKGMLGTKLGMTQVWNENGKLVPVTVIELASNVVTQIRTPEKDGYNAVQIAYGQIDPRKVNKPLTAHFEAAGVTPRRHVTEIRTADAADYSLGQELTVDGTFEAGQLVDVVGTSKGKGFAGVMKRHNFKGVSASHGSHRNHRKPGSIGASSTPSRVFKGMRMAGRMGGERVTVLNLTVHAVDIEKGLLLVKGAVPGARGRIVYVRNAVKGA, from the coding sequence ATGGTTGACATCAACGCAAAGATTTCCAAGGGCATGCTGGGCACGAAGCTCGGTATGACCCAGGTGTGGAACGAGAACGGCAAGCTCGTTCCCGTCACCGTCATCGAGCTCGCCTCGAACGTGGTCACTCAGATCCGTACCCCCGAGAAGGACGGCTACAACGCCGTTCAGATCGCGTACGGCCAGATCGACCCGCGCAAGGTGAACAAGCCGCTGACCGCCCACTTCGAGGCTGCAGGCGTCACGCCGCGTCGTCACGTCACCGAGATCCGCACCGCGGATGCCGCTGACTACTCGCTGGGCCAGGAGCTCACGGTCGACGGCACCTTCGAGGCCGGCCAGCTCGTCGACGTCGTCGGCACGAGCAAGGGCAAGGGCTTCGCCGGTGTCATGAAGCGTCACAACTTCAAGGGCGTCTCGGCTTCGCACGGTTCGCACCGCAACCACCGCAAGCCCGGCTCCATCGGCGCATCGTCGACCCCGAGCCGCGTCTTCAAGGGCATGCGCATGGCCGGCCGTATGGGTGGCGAGCGCGTGACCGTCCTCAACCTCACGGTGCACGCCGTCGACATCGAGAAGGGTCTGCTGCTCGTCAAGGGCGCCGTCCCCGGTGCTCGTGGCCGCATCGTCTACGTCCGCAACGCAGTGAAGGGTGCCTGA